The nucleotide window GCGCTCCTGGTGACGCCGTGAGGCACGTCGGCGACCTGGGAAACATCGAATCGACGAACGGAGTTGCCACGGTCGAAATATTGGACAACGTGATATCGCTGAGCGGCAGAAACAGCATCGTTGGACGCAGTATCGTCGTTCACGAGGGTGAAGACGACCTGGGGAAAGGAAACCACTCTCTGTCCTTGAAAACCGGAAACGCGGGAGATCGTGCAGCCTGCGGCGTCATCGGCGTCCTGTAGGTTACTTCGTACGATTAATCTGTTTAgttatacacacatacgtatacacatatattgtatatatatatttacgtatatatgtatacatacgtatatgcacacatgtatacctgtatacgtacataattATCGCCGAGTGTCCTTTTCGTCCGAGCCCGCACGCCTTTCTTCAATCTTCGTCAAGCGGTTTGTCCGCACCCGATTGTTCGACGTgcatatactcgtatattcCACCCTCTGTGTGCATAGATCAATTCTGTGACCCAGATGTTAGGGAAACAATTGTAAACGCGTATTTGTCCGATGGAGAGCGCCTGAAGAAGATCGATCGCTTACAGACATCGCTGAAATGTTTCTTATTTGGACGCGATTATGGGATAGAAAAAGTAGGTAAGACCGGAAATTGACAGATTCAGGGATGACGTGTTTTCAAGAGGAATTAAACGAATTTACAGGATTAAATTAAACAAGCAAACTTACGATCAGTTGCTTCTAACGTATGGACTACACTTTATTTTGTGAATCAGCTATGAATTCAGGATCgtattgttaaattttgattaacaagtgaaaatgaaacgcGTCGCTCACACAACAGAATTGTAAATTACTTCTGCCGGAAGAGAGAATGTATTTCAGTACCTTATATATCGTGCACGACACGATCCGATCTATCGATCGATCAAACGCGTGCTCGAAGtgagtttatttttgttttagtttttttcattttacgaaTTCCGTTttgttattactatcattatcgCTTTTTATTCCGTATGTATATCATTCTGTGGCGTCAGTCTTGAGAATTAGGGTTAAACGAACCGAGAGCACGGCAAatacgtttgaaaaattttgcgaatcATGTAGGTATGCGAAATAGCTGAGAACAGAAAACTTGCACGAACCGATGCCAACTTCGCAAGACTGCAAGGCGTTATTGAAATCGAAAGATTTCACTGAGCTGATCATGGAGACGAATCTGCACGACATTATCTTGATTCTTTTACATACACGAAATTTTCTACCACGTTTACAGTTAGTTTTACGTATCGATCGTATTGGGCTCAGATATTAAGGAGCAGAAATTGttgtttgattaaaaaaaaatgttggcgaccattttttatattcctaTTGtagtgttcttttttttttatcgagacGAGTAATCTCTTATATTTGTATCCATATACACGATGCTTGTAATAAATTGGATGAAATCTACTCAATGCACAATTTATATGTCATATCTGTGCACACTGTGTACGAATTTTCGACTAACGAAGTGTAAAATCGATTATCAACATTGCTTGTTCCTGTAAACTTTTATACTCGTAACCGATCTTCTTCCAAGATCTTGCGATCAGCAGtcatattcaaaaatatcgttCAAATTACACTGTAAGAATTGAATTTTGACCTCCCTCACTGTCGGTATAATAATCCTTGTTATACtgaatattttgtttctcCAATTTTAAACCGGATGCAGATGCGTAAccttcgattaattttttctcccatCTGAATTCATCGACCGGCCGTTGTTACGTATTAAAACGACTTTTGCTCATCGCCATAAGGAGAAAGTGACTATTCGCATCGCAAACTGGTTATAGATATttattctctttatttttcaatacgtGATCGACTCgcgatgaattattttaacTAGATTTTCGCCATGTTTGATCAGGTCCAGAGGCTCGAGCGgagcgtaatttttttttagctgaCAAAATTCACggccaatttttttcgaaaactttgtcGAGACTGTTGTGTTAAAATAATACGTGAATAGTGATGAGGTGACTACGTTTTTACCCGGATCGATACGAACGAAAATAACACGAAGCATGCAACGTAGCGTCGACGTACATACGTCGAGGTTATATGTATCTAGATATGTATTCAACCAGTAGCAGATTGATTGTTATAACGCATTGTTTACTCGAAGCAAAAATTCCGGGTCACCGTAATATTATAAACTGTAGGCAGCTGATGCGGGACGGAGAGGAAtagaaatcaataaaattgcTGAAATTCCGCAGggcagaaataaataaataaataaatcgataacATTGCAAATTGGGAGAACTTTGCCGTTTAACGAAAGTGTATACACAAAACgcgataaaaatgttgaaattctCGATTagatgtaaaagaaaaagaaataaataaatataacattGCAAATTACGGTTGAATTTTTCGACAAGTTTGCCGACTAACGAATTCTCGGAACGCGTTGAACCGCGATAAACTTTGGCATTATAGAACGCGTAATGCCAAAGGTGGCGTGTCGAGGTCGCGTACAGTGAATTTCACAAATTAACCAAACGCCTTGTACGCCTTATATTCAGGGGAGTGAAAGCTCGACGGAGGTCTGCTTACACATGCTCGatcgatattttcatcgttGAAACCCTTACTCTGTAGTAAAGGGGTGAACGAAAATAGTCGAGCTTACaacttttttaataaattggGGCGGAAAGTTAAATTACGAATTTGACGAGTTGCGAAAGCTCCAGATTCCGAGTTTTTTCGTAGCGAAACTTAAAgtagagaaatgaaattttgacaatagatcaaagtttcgaatggtccgaaaaccttcgatcaaagtttcgaaattacGAAGTTCCAAAAGGACGTAATTCCGTCAAGTCAAagtttagaaaattaaaaaatccgaaacatcgaaattcggaatgatcgaagattttgggttttgagaatttctggctcgatgaaatttcaccgctttgatatctttttttgttttgtattttccatatttttaagttcggaatcctggtaaTTCAGATTTTCGGTtcactgattttttacacccactcgagtatattttaactttcgaaattttacctaacgcaaactttatttttcggaattttgctctatcgtaacttgaatttttgaagtcttgaatttcggaactttgagccatCGGATTTTGACCACTCAAAAGTTTGTTGTTTCctcaaagtttcatttctttgctTCAAGTTTCCCCATCAAATAATTCCTAATTAAACGCTTCCGAAACTTTCCGAACTCGTAACTTCCATCCCAtcccaataaattttcggtCCAAAATTGAGGaggacgatttttttccctcgtcAAATTTACCCCGATCTATCGATGAATGgcttttttttcccctgatAGACAAACAATTTTACTCTACTCACTCGTACTCGCAAGCCTTTTGCCGAGACGTGCCCCTAATTATAGCTGTATCTCCGCTCTATTGTCTCGTGGCGAAAAGGTTGGTGACCCAGTTTCAGCACGCAGACTCAtcggtcatttttttttcttaccatgTTCGCAGGTCACCGTTAGACAGCTGGATGCCAAATTCTGGAACATCGTTCTTATGGTCCAGCTACATGTTGATTTTGTCAGCTAGTGGAATGGTAATTAAGTTTTAGGGGAAATTCAATTCCGATGTAAACGTATAATTTCTACGAGTATTTGGATTTTACTCGAAGAAGAATTctcttatttatattcttgAACTGTTTAAACAAGTGCTAGTCGAGTAAAGCCCCCGCATTTTGCGCGAGGAATCTACgtgttgtattattattatacgttcgTGATTAGCATCGGTAAGCCGTTATTtatattgcaaaattattcaGGTATTAAATGTGAAGGATGACAGAAGGAGACGATTATAAAGGGAAAAAGTAAccgtagtaatttttttccatagaaaatattaattcacacaattttttttttctttcaaattattttgctCTGTGTTCTTGTCCCGACTGTGAAACTAtgatacatatttatttctgtAAATTAAATTCTGCGAAAATAGCCGCGAAGTATTCGTATTGTACGTATGGTGTTAGGAAAAATGTCAACGTTGAAAAATGCATGTCCGATAAGCATCTGCGATTTATCGCAACGTAAAGgatatcaaagaaaaaaaaaaaaaataggaaagtGAAAACAAACGACTATCGATTGTCGTTCGAACCAGAAAATTCCTGATCTACGATGTGAGATATTCCAACTTTGAAAAAGAAAGTGTATTTCGTTCCTACGGCCTTTGTTCGTTATTATACGGAGCAGAAACGAGGCGGTTTGATTTTTTCGCAGCAACCGtcaatttggaaaaatataatatattccaAAGCTCTGTACGtactttaattattttttattgcaggTACTCATCCTGCAAACGTGCACtgtattatcattgttatatTTTTAGCTTTAATATTATTACGTTTACTATTATAGTATTATTGCTGaccagtgtttttttttttttttttttttttaattttgcaaaacGTATTTCAAATGTTTGTAAGACTCTGTCACAGATTGTTGTGTATCCCATATGTAATGTGGTTCGTAACTTATTACATACCTTCTTTGTTATACTGTTGATTACTCTAGTATGGTAAtaagaattgtaaaaaaaaatagattttcgtctcagaatcctcgcttaaaaaatataaatattatagcCCACAAGGTTATTTGGACAAAATATAATGTTACATACATGTGAAGAAACGAAGCGTTTTGTTCTGTAATTATTCACGCACCTTATCCCGAAATTGCGTAAAGTTCCGTAAGGTTGAAACTTAAATATAACTCGGTTCTATTCTCTATTCTGTTCTGTCTCTGTTTCTGTAGTCTTATCTACAGCACCGTGGTTACAATGGTCAGTGTCGATATAACTCCAAGTCTGCTTCGTTCACACTGAAGTATAATAATGAGATCTATGGAGTATGTTTCACGATTATATTGCAAGAGATCCTCGTCCGTTAAAGGGATAATTAATTTCGCAAGTATCCGGATTCTTAAAAGTGTTCAAGCGGGCGATTTCAATTTAGCGGGATATTTAAACTTCTTTGCAACCACCGTCTGGTTACGTTAATTTTTACTCAACGTTTCGTCAACTGTATTTCCGTTTGCCTCGTAATCGCCGGTAAATCGCAGATCGATCCATCTGTCGTGGTgcaatttttcttccgtttgACAGCGATCACCGAACGAATTAACGACCGGAAGTTTGTCTCTCTCGTAGAGGAGGGTGCATTATTGTGGTAACGATTCGGGGTGAAATCGAGCGATCAAATTGCACGTCGATTTCATTCGAACAAAAAGGAGTGCTCCGAACCTGAGATAAGGGGAAAGTCGATTCGCGACGCGAAGCCAGCTCGCAGTTATAccttgtatacatacataacgAAAATTGTGCGTGTTGGTTTGTCGAAATGAGAAATCGAAGAGTAGTTGAACGACCTGACCCACTTGATTTTAAGCCGAGAAtatctgtgtgtgtgtgtgtgtgtgtgtgtccgTGAAACTTCACCCTTACACCCATCTAAGGGACAGAGGTTTAACGTGTGTGCACAAAAGTGAGAAAATATGACAGGCTTTCAAGCGATCGATTTACAGCCGTTTGCAGTTGCCTTTTACGACGTGACATTTAAAATTCTCGGCTGGTTGGAAATTGAGAGGTACCGAAGAGTTTGCCGTTGAAAGGTATTCCGAGCACCCTAACATTCCCTAATTCGAAACTGTTTAAACGAGGAAAACGTTTCTTCTCTCTTATCGGACGAGATCCAAGACCTgggcaattttttatttattttttttttatttacgatgGTAAAGAACGGGATCTCTGTAATACACTCACAGTAGACGAAGTATAACGTTGATAATTATCATGCCACTGCTTGATATTCAgcggaaaaatatttcgcggtatgttatattttttataatgaatTCCCTTTAACTTTTGCACTCCCGGCGTAATTGACGACCTAGCTCATTCCCCTTCGCGTGCAAGATCAAGTCTAAAGATATGCAAATGGTCAGTGTCGAGCGGTGAACTCTGACCTCGATCGTATTCGCGAGGCAAGTAAGTGTAACTAGATTGCAAGTCTgcttgtaaaaattcgtacaagtttcatttttctctgaatGACCGACTCTCTTTCCTTTCAAGACGATCGACCGCCGCACCGACGTCTCGTTCAACCTTCGAAACGGGAAGGAAGAAGTAATTTCTGTTCATGGACACGGCGTTTTCGGTCCTGATCAAACTCGACCACGTCTCCTTTAAGCCTGATGCACTATGGATTCTTCCTTACTGCGTATCGAGACTGAGCGTTCGCTCGATTCAGCGACGCAGTTCCGTCTGCCCTTGGATAGAATCCGTCCCTTATCGCCTTTGCCTTCATCCAGATGCGATCCCTTCGACGGAAAGCTGATTAATAGGATGAACAAATGGTCGACGAacggtttaaaaaattgaaccttTAATCGTTGACCAACAACTTTGGTAGGGTGAAATTATTGTCACCTTGTTTCGATTCCCAGGATGCATTTTGGCCATTATCTGACCAACCCTTTGAACCCGAGCGATGACGCATCGCGTGTGATAATTACTTTCACCAATTACGACGTGCGAAGGCGATTTTCCATCCATTTTCTCTCCTTGTTCGTGAGCCGGAATGTCACCGGTTTGCATACACGGGCGTGTACGTCTTATACGCATGCAGTTAGTAGGTGGAGCCGGCTTTTTTCCTAATGACCAAAGCCAGCAGGAAGACAGCTGTATATTAGGGCGTCTTTCCTGCACCCATCCCGTTTCGCTCGAGGCACGCGATCTCTGGCTAATCTGATCCATTTGAGAGAGTATTAAACAATTGTCCTACTTCGGCCAAGAGAAATGAATTCCCAGAGTCGTTTCCCAGTCCGAAGACAGCTCGGCTTactcttaaaaattttcgtaaattttacaaaaacatTTGTTACACAAAAGTatggaaaaagtaaaaatttagtGTCTGAAGGTAAACGACCTACTCAGCATTCTGATCATAcatttgcaataattttgtttgtttttacttCTTGATTAGTGTTTTATAATTAACCGTGCGAGATTACTTCCGAGTAATACCATACATGAATCATACTCGATGAGGTCACGATGTAATCTGCTCTATTCCAGGTATCGCCTTTACATAAGTCTCTAAAGCTAACGATAAATGTCTCCAcgtttatacaaaaaaaagaaggcaaaagtgtattttgaattaataaaattgttgtgacaattttgttatatttgtaaatttactgTACGCCATTTGGAATCTACTAAAAATGCAAAGAAATTCGATCAGAgtctattaaaattaaaaatatattgtggCAAAAGAAATGAATGTGTGTACATGTCTATTAAATCTGCTCTATGATTTCGAATATCAAATAACtagattcaaaaattattcacacgGACTTAAAATTCCGAGGTAGTCTGATTTCGAATTTCCTAAAAttgaattctaaaattttgaaCGTACCGCATGAATTTGGCTAGTAACTGGGTTCGTAAATTCGTACAAAATTGTATTGTGAGTAGGAATTTTCAAGATATCTTATTCATGAGCTATCATTGACTGTACAGCTTGTCGCGCCCGTGTTGATCGTCCATTGCGTTACGAATCAACTGAAGTCTCCAATTCCCATAAGGTAATTTGGCGTAGTAGGTAGGGCGTACGACTATTTGTCCGAACATTTCGAGCGAACAGGGTTCGAACCCGGGTAAGAAGAAATAATGCGGCAATTCTTCTGTTCGATCTAAAATGCATTTTCATCGAGTACAGTTACCGACAAGTTATTAAAATGACGTTTGCGCTCACAAAAAGTCAATGAAATCAATCATCGAACCGTTATCATCGACTCCTTATAACTTCACAATTTTAGtataaatttaccataaaGTTATCAAACTCGTTTAGCGAATTAGACAAATTGTAATTCAAAATTGCGGTCTCAAATCTGCATATTACAAATCGAATAATGGTATCCAAATTTACGAGATCTATCGCACTAATGTTTGGTAACGTTACTAAATAGTGCTATTAGTTACTAATAGTAAAACGACTTATTACATGTACAGTAAATTGGCAATACCGAACCCGAATAACGCTTCCGATAAATTTGTCAGTAAATATCCAACAGAAATTTTCACGACATTGTGCACCAATGCCAAAAAGTCGTCCAGTCTTCGTCTCCCGATCTCCCGACTATTGCAGGTCTCCGGTCATCCGTCAACTTTAACGATTCGATCGCGATTCTTTGCCGAACATATTTCCCGAGGAATCGATTGATTTTCAGTGGAAGAAAAAACGCGCGTTGCCGGGGATCGCCTTTCGTGTCAGTCGCGAGTTTCACCCCCTGACGAAACGCTACTGACCGCACGGTGTCCATGGCAACTGTGTCGAACACAACGTCGTAGTACCAAGGTATCCAATCAGGGTAGAGAATCGCGCGCGCCTTTGCTTCGGGGGACCAATTGGACCGAGCGCGTTTCAAGCCGTTAACCGAGGTTTGGGTCGAACGGTTTTTTTCCGCCACCTTATACCCTCGAAAATTTCTACTCGATCCTTCGCTGCAGAGCGTCGAAGCATTGTTGGCGGAACCTTTGCCTCGAACACATCTCACCCGCAGTAGTGGATCCCGTTCATCACTGCGCAGATCGGGATCCTTAAATCCGAACCACATGTGAATCCTCTTCGTCAACTTTGTCGAATACTGCACTGTTGAAGGACACCGAGACGCAGCCATGGAGTCCTGCGGGATGAGCTTGATAAAATACATTCTGTTCTTTTTCAACCTGATATTCGCCGTGAGTCCGCAAGCCGTTCTTCGGTCCTCAGAAAGGTATTTCACCGATTCCTGTCGCAGGTATCCGGTATCGGCATCATAGTCGCCGGTGCCCTGGTCCTCTCGGA belongs to Neodiprion lecontei isolate iyNeoLeco1 chromosome 5, iyNeoLeco1.1, whole genome shotgun sequence and includes:
- the LOC107217342 gene encoding superoxide dismutase [Cu-Zn], producing the protein MSVKGMLTLLVFGAVAVAAEHVAVVRLTPNNVEKPNVTGNLELRQDSSDSPVKINGTIWGLRDGLHGFHVHQAGDLSNGCVSALGHFNPDKHDHGAPGDAVRHVGDLGNIESTNGVATVEILDNVISLSGRNSIVGRSIVVHEGEDDLGKGNHSLSLKTGNAGDRAACGVIGVLSPLDSWMPNSGTSFLWSSYMLILSASGMVIKF